A window of Planifilum fulgidum contains these coding sequences:
- a CDS encoding LIM domain-containing protein, with the protein MANKCVACLQQIPRGEPVYWTDGKTFCESCYLEYKEWKRKQGK; encoded by the coding sequence GTGGCTAACAAATGCGTCGCATGTCTCCAACAGATTCCCCGCGGGGAACCGGTTTACTGGACGGATGGGAAAACCTTCTGTGAATCGTGCTATCTGGAATACAAGGAATGGAAGAGAAAACAGGGGAAATAG